The proteins below are encoded in one region of Buttiauxella gaviniae:
- a CDS encoding alpha-D-ribose 1-methylphosphonate 5-phosphate C-P-lyase PhnJ, whose protein sequence is MTKALTGYNFAYLDEQTKRTLRRAILKAVAIPGYQVPFGGREMPMPYGWGTGGIQITASVIGENDVLKVIDQGADDTTNAVSIRNFFKRVTNVATTESTADATLIQTRHRIPETPLTEDQILIYQVPIPEPLRFIEPRETETRTMHALEEYGVMQVKLYEDIARFGHIATTYAYPVKVNERYVMDPSPIPKFDNPKMDMMPALQLFGAGREKRIYAVPPFTRVESLDFDDHPFTVQEWEEPCAICGSHHSYLDEVVLDDAGSRMFVCSDTDFCRQNSEAASQ, encoded by the coding sequence GTGACTAAGGCACTCACCGGCTACAACTTTGCTTATCTGGATGAACAAACCAAGCGCACCCTGCGCCGCGCGATCCTGAAAGCCGTCGCCATTCCCGGCTACCAGGTGCCGTTTGGCGGGCGCGAAATGCCGATGCCTTACGGCTGGGGAACCGGCGGCATTCAAATTACCGCCAGCGTGATTGGCGAAAACGACGTGCTGAAAGTGATTGACCAGGGCGCGGATGACACGACCAACGCCGTGTCGATTCGCAACTTCTTCAAGCGCGTGACCAACGTCGCCACCACCGAATCGACCGCCGACGCCACGCTGATTCAGACGCGCCACCGCATCCCGGAAACGCCGCTGACCGAAGATCAGATCCTGATTTATCAGGTGCCGATCCCTGAGCCGCTGCGCTTTATCGAGCCGCGTGAAACCGAAACCCGCACCATGCACGCCCTGGAGGAGTACGGCGTGATGCAGGTGAAACTGTACGAAGACATCGCCCGTTTCGGCCATATCGCCACCACTTACGCCTATCCGGTGAAGGTGAACGAGCGTTACGTAATGGACCCGTCGCCGATTCCAAAATTCGATAACCCGAAAATGGACATGATGCCCGCGCTACAACTGTTCGGAGCCGGACGTGAAAAACGCATCTACGCGGTGCCGCCGTTTACCCGCGTGGAAAGTCTCGATTTTGACGACCATCCATTCACCGTTCAGGAATGGGAGGAACCGTGCGCGATTTGCGGCTCCCACCACAGTTACCTGGATGAAGTGGTGCTCGATGATGCGGGCAGCCGCATGTTCGTCTGCTCCGATACCGATTTCTGCCGCCAGAACAGCGAGGCCGCATCCCAATGA
- a CDS encoding carbon-phosphorus lyase complex subunit PhnI, with the protein MYVAVKGGEKAIASAHQLQEHNRRGDQNLAELSVAQIEQQLGLAVDRVMTEGGIADRELAALAIKQASGDMVEAIFLLRAYRTTLPRLAVSEPLNTADMRLERRISAVYKDVPGGQLLGPTYDYTHRLLDFTLLANGEAPSLKQADDNAEPAPHVFSLLAKQGLAKVEEDNGEKPDDITRNPPVYPCSRSSRLQQLVRGDEGYLLALAYSTQRGYGRNHPFAGEIRSGYVDLEITPEELGFAVNIGELLITECEMVNGFVAPTDEDPHFTRGYGLVFGMSERKAMAMALVDRALQTPDYDETVAGPAQDEEFVLAHADNVEAAGFVSHLKLPHYVDFQAELELLKRLQKERNRD; encoded by the coding sequence ATGTACGTAGCCGTCAAAGGGGGCGAGAAGGCGATTGCGAGCGCCCACCAACTTCAGGAACACAACCGTCGTGGCGACCAAAACCTTGCGGAACTGAGCGTCGCGCAAATCGAACAACAGCTCGGCCTGGCGGTTGACCGCGTGATGACCGAAGGCGGCATTGCCGACCGCGAACTGGCGGCACTCGCCATCAAACAGGCCAGCGGCGATATGGTCGAAGCCATCTTCCTGCTGCGCGCCTACCGCACCACGCTGCCACGCCTGGCGGTGAGCGAGCCGCTCAACACCGCCGATATGCGCTTAGAGCGCCGCATTTCTGCCGTCTATAAAGACGTGCCGGGCGGCCAGTTGCTCGGCCCGACTTACGATTACACCCACCGCCTGCTGGATTTCACTTTGCTGGCAAACGGCGAAGCGCCATCGCTAAAACAGGCTGACGATAACGCCGAACCCGCGCCGCACGTGTTCAGCCTGCTGGCAAAACAGGGGCTGGCGAAGGTGGAAGAAGATAACGGTGAAAAGCCCGATGACATCACCCGCAACCCGCCGGTTTACCCGTGTTCCCGCTCCTCGCGCCTGCAACAACTGGTGCGCGGCGACGAAGGATATTTGCTGGCTCTCGCCTACTCCACCCAGCGCGGCTACGGGCGTAACCACCCGTTTGCGGGGGAAATTCGTAGCGGCTATGTGGATCTGGAAATCACGCCGGAAGAGCTGGGTTTTGCGGTGAACATCGGTGAACTGCTGATAACCGAGTGCGAAATGGTTAACGGCTTTGTCGCGCCGACTGATGAAGACCCGCACTTTACGCGCGGCTACGGGCTGGTATTCGGCATGAGCGAACGCAAAGCGATGGCGATGGCGCTGGTCGACCGCGCCCTGCAAACCCCTGACTACGACGAAACCGTGGCAGGCCCGGCGCAGGACGAAGAGTTCGTGCTGGCCCACGCCGATAACGTCGAAGCCGCCGGGTTTGTCTCGCATCTGAAACTGCCGCACTACGTCGATTTCCAGGCCGAACTGGAACTGCTCAAACGTCTGCAAAAGGAGCGCAATCGTGACTAA
- a CDS encoding phospholipase effector Tle1 domain-containing protein, which yields MSKNIIFCADGTWSAPGVVQNADDEAVASNVYQLFIDLKGNVDQQSLLLANEQEKVFTDSSGKVVQVAKYIHGMGDPHNGLVKRLAGAFGAELIVPIIRGYTFISRHWQAGDRIYLVGFSHGAYTARVLAEMIIDRGLLSREKLHLNLRNKDEAWRFGASVWAQYLAHAPDMSPSLLGSVVRELPGFFCDSVDPTCITRPASIEAVAVWETVGQMGIPRYFNDKRYNIFRFNNTELHSRVKYGLQAIAIDEQRVDLAPVLWDNRDRILQVMFPGIHHDVGGGYNGVDDDRSLSNGAYLWMHDALDDLGINLAPSGVVADPLGPLHCDWYPPTRYLRIMPRLLPPPVNSSMMVHHSVIERLSGGAALLQQSPINGEWVAGSYDPRSLQDYLNGQRAIPINWAIAR from the coding sequence ATGAGCAAGAACATTATTTTTTGTGCCGATGGCACATGGAGCGCTCCCGGTGTAGTACAAAATGCAGATGATGAAGCTGTAGCTAGCAATGTTTATCAGTTATTTATTGATTTGAAAGGGAATGTCGACCAGCAAAGTTTGCTGTTAGCCAATGAGCAAGAAAAGGTCTTCACCGACAGCAGCGGTAAAGTGGTGCAGGTTGCCAAGTACATTCACGGGATGGGCGATCCGCACAATGGCCTGGTGAAGCGGCTGGCGGGGGCATTTGGCGCAGAGTTGATCGTGCCGATCATTCGCGGATACACCTTTATTAGCCGTCACTGGCAGGCGGGAGATCGCATCTATCTGGTGGGGTTTAGCCACGGGGCTTATACCGCGCGGGTGCTGGCGGAGATGATCATTGATCGGGGCTTATTAAGCCGTGAAAAGCTGCATTTAAACCTGCGCAATAAAGATGAAGCATGGCGGTTTGGCGCGTCCGTGTGGGCGCAATATCTCGCTCATGCGCCGGACATGAGCCCGAGCCTGCTGGGAAGTGTGGTACGCGAGCTGCCGGGTTTTTTTTGCGACAGCGTCGATCCCACCTGTATTACGCGCCCGGCTTCCATCGAAGCGGTGGCGGTCTGGGAAACGGTAGGTCAGATGGGGATCCCCAGATATTTCAATGATAAGCGATATAACATTTTCCGCTTCAACAATACCGAACTGCATTCACGGGTGAAATACGGGCTGCAGGCCATCGCGATTGATGAGCAGCGCGTCGATCTGGCTCCGGTGCTGTGGGATAACCGGGATCGCATTCTGCAGGTGATGTTTCCGGGGATCCACCATGACGTGGGCGGCGGGTATAACGGCGTGGACGACGATCGCAGTTTGTCGAATGGGGCGTATTTGTGGATGCATGATGCGCTCGACGATCTGGGGATTAATCTTGCGCCGAGCGGCGTAGTGGCGGATCCGCTCGGGCCGCTGCATTGCGACTGGTATCCGCCAACGCGTTATTTGCGCATTATGCCCAGGCTGCTTCCGCCCCCGGTTAATTCATCCATGATGGTTCATCACTCGGTCATCGAGCGGCTTAGCGGGGGAGCGGCGCTGCTTCAGCAGTCCCCGATTAACGGCGAGTGGGTGGCGGGATCTTATGACCCGAGGTCATTGCAGGATTATCTGAACGGGCAACGCGCGATCCCCATAAACTGGGCTATTGCGCGATAA
- the phnC gene encoding phosphonate ABC transporter ATP-binding protein codes for MQTIIRVNKLSKTFNQHQALNAVSLEVKEGEMVALLGPSGSGKSTLLRHLSGLITSDKSADCHVELLGRTVQKAGRLASDIRKSRAHTGYIFQQFNLVNRLTVLENVLIGALGSTPFWRTCFNWFTREQKQRALQALTRVGMTQFAYQRVSTLSGGQQQRVAIARALMQQAKVILADEPIASLDPESARIVMETLHDINRLDGITVVVTLHQVDYALRYCERIVALRQGHVFYDGSSSAFDNERLGNLYRSMNRVDAAAA; via the coding sequence ATGCAAACGATTATTCGCGTCAACAAACTGAGCAAAACCTTCAACCAGCACCAGGCGTTAAACGCTGTCAGCCTGGAGGTAAAGGAAGGTGAGATGGTCGCTCTGCTGGGGCCGTCTGGCTCAGGCAAATCCACCCTCTTACGCCATCTGAGCGGCCTGATTACCTCAGATAAATCAGCAGACTGCCATGTGGAACTGCTTGGCCGCACCGTTCAAAAAGCGGGCCGCCTGGCAAGTGACATTCGCAAAAGCCGCGCCCACACCGGCTACATCTTCCAGCAGTTCAACCTGGTGAATCGCCTGACGGTGCTTGAAAACGTACTGATTGGCGCGTTGGGTTCCACGCCGTTCTGGCGCACCTGTTTTAACTGGTTTACCCGCGAACAAAAGCAGCGTGCGCTGCAGGCGCTGACCCGCGTCGGCATGACGCAGTTTGCTTATCAGCGCGTCTCCACCCTGTCCGGTGGGCAGCAGCAGCGCGTGGCGATTGCCCGTGCGCTGATGCAGCAAGCCAAAGTAATTCTGGCCGATGAACCGATTGCCTCCCTCGACCCGGAATCCGCCCGCATCGTGATGGAAACGCTGCACGACATTAACCGTCTGGACGGCATCACCGTGGTGGTGACGCTGCATCAAGTGGATTACGCCCTGCGCTATTGCGAACGCATTGTCGCACTCCGCCAGGGTCATGTGTTTTACGACGGAAGCAGCTCGGCGTTCGACAACGAACGGCTGGGGAATCTCTACCGCAGCATGAACCGCGTTGACGCGGCGGCTGCGTAA
- the phnE gene encoding phosphonate ABC transporter, permease protein PhnE — MQQTIQVAAPKRSWFSLLSWAILLAVLVASWQGAEMSPLTLIKDSGNMATFAADFFPPDFSEWRDYLGEMSITLQIAVWGTALAIVLSIPCGLMCADNLVPWWVYQPMRRLMDACRAINEMVFAMLFVVAVGLGPFAGVLALFIHTTGVLSKLLSEAVEAIEPGPVEGIRATGANKLEEILYGVLPQVMPLLISYSLYRFESNVRSATVVGMVGAGGIGVTLWEAIRGFQFQQTCALMIVIIVTVSLLDFMSQRLRKHFI, encoded by the coding sequence ATGCAACAAACAATCCAGGTCGCCGCACCAAAACGTAGCTGGTTCTCGCTACTGAGCTGGGCGATTTTACTGGCGGTGCTAGTCGCCTCCTGGCAAGGCGCGGAAATGTCTCCGCTCACCTTAATTAAAGACTCCGGCAACATGGCAACCTTCGCCGCCGACTTCTTCCCGCCGGACTTCAGCGAATGGCGAGATTACCTGGGCGAAATGTCTATCACCCTGCAAATCGCCGTCTGGGGCACCGCACTTGCCATCGTACTCTCCATTCCCTGCGGCCTGATGTGCGCCGACAACCTGGTGCCATGGTGGGTTTACCAGCCGATGCGACGCCTGATGGACGCCTGCCGCGCCATCAACGAAATGGTGTTCGCGATGTTATTCGTGGTCGCCGTCGGCCTCGGCCCCTTTGCCGGTGTATTAGCACTGTTTATTCACACCACCGGCGTGCTCTCCAAACTGCTTTCCGAAGCGGTGGAAGCCATCGAGCCCGGCCCGGTTGAAGGCATTCGCGCCACCGGCGCTAACAAACTTGAAGAAATTCTCTACGGCGTACTGCCGCAGGTTATGCCGCTGCTTATCTCCTACTCGCTCTATCGCTTTGAGTCGAACGTCCGTTCCGCAACGGTGGTCGGCATGGTCGGCGCAGGCGGTATCGGCGTCACGCTTTGGGAGGCCATTCGCGGGTTCCAGTTTCAGCAAACCTGCGCCCTGATGATCGTCATCATCGTCACTGTCAGCCTGCTGGACTTTATGTCCCAGCGCCTGCGTAAGCATTTTATCTGA
- the phnD gene encoding phosphonate ABC transporter substrate-binding protein has translation MSYKAVKALAFTSLLSVSALFSPAHADEQEKSLNFGIISTESQQNLKPQWEPFLKDMEKKLGVKVNAFFAPDYAGIIQGMRFNKVDIAWYGNLSAMEAVDRANGQVFAQTVAVDGSPGYWSVLIVNKDSPINNLQDMLAKRKELTFGNGDPNSTSGYLVPGYYVFAKNNASVNEFKRSVNASHETNALAVANKQVDVATNNTENLDKLKTSAPEKLKQLKVIWKSPLIPGDPIAWRKNLSEATKDKIYDFFMTYGKTPEEKEVLTRLGWAPFRPSSDLQLVPIRQLALFKQMQGVKDNKGLDEKDKTVKVTELQTQLNDLDRLTAALGAMSSVNKAVQ, from the coding sequence ATGAGCTACAAAGCCGTAAAAGCCCTCGCCTTTACCAGCCTGTTAAGCGTTAGCGCCCTGTTCAGCCCAGCCCATGCGGATGAACAAGAAAAGTCCCTGAATTTCGGCATTATCTCCACCGAATCGCAGCAAAACCTGAAACCGCAGTGGGAACCGTTCCTGAAGGATATGGAGAAGAAACTGGGCGTGAAGGTGAATGCTTTCTTCGCACCGGACTACGCGGGGATTATCCAGGGCATGCGTTTTAACAAAGTGGATATCGCCTGGTACGGCAACCTTTCGGCGATGGAAGCGGTGGATCGCGCCAACGGCCAGGTCTTTGCTCAAACGGTCGCCGTGGATGGCTCTCCGGGTTACTGGAGCGTGCTGATCGTCAACAAAGACAGCCCAATCAATAACCTGCAAGACATGCTGGCCAAACGTAAAGAGCTGACTTTCGGCAACGGCGACCCGAACTCTACTTCAGGCTACCTCGTCCCTGGCTACTATGTTTTCGCGAAGAACAATGCCTCTGTGAATGAATTTAAACGTTCCGTGAATGCCAGCCATGAAACCAACGCCCTGGCCGTTGCCAACAAGCAAGTCGATGTGGCCACCAACAACACCGAAAACCTCGACAAGCTGAAAACCTCAGCGCCAGAAAAGCTTAAACAGCTGAAAGTTATCTGGAAATCGCCGCTGATCCCAGGCGACCCAATCGCATGGCGTAAAAACCTCTCTGAAGCCACCAAAGACAAAATCTATGACTTCTTTATGACCTACGGCAAAACGCCGGAAGAGAAAGAAGTGCTGACCCGTCTGGGCTGGGCGCCGTTCCGTCCATCCAGCGACCTGCAACTGGTGCCGATTCGCCAGCTCGCCCTGTTCAAGCAGATGCAAGGCGTGAAGGACAACAAGGGCCTGGACGAGAAAGACAAAACCGTGAAAGTCACCGAGCTGCAAACTCAGCTTAATGACCTGGATCGCCTGACCGCGGCGCTCGGCGCGATGAGCAGCGTGAATAAAGCGGTGCAGTGA
- the phnG gene encoding phosphonate C-P lyase system protein PhnG, with product MDAPHFNVAQRQQWMAVLAHSLPHELAALWAEQKLDPDYQVIRKSETGLVQIQARMGATGQRFFAGDTTVTRAVVQLANGTYGYSYLLGRDKAHAELCAVIDALMQEKVRFRTLQETLIAPLAANREQRQAARRTQINSSRVDFFTLVRGDNA from the coding sequence ATGGACGCACCGCATTTTAATGTCGCACAGCGCCAGCAGTGGATGGCCGTGCTCGCCCACAGCCTGCCGCACGAGCTGGCCGCACTTTGGGCAGAACAAAAACTCGATCCTGATTACCAGGTTATCCGCAAGTCCGAAACCGGACTCGTGCAAATTCAGGCGCGAATGGGCGCAACCGGGCAGCGTTTTTTTGCCGGTGACACCACCGTCACCCGCGCCGTAGTACAGCTTGCCAACGGCACCTACGGCTACAGCTATTTATTAGGGCGCGATAAAGCCCACGCCGAACTCTGCGCGGTGATCGACGCGCTGATGCAAGAAAAAGTTCGATTCCGGACTTTACAAGAAACCTTAATTGCACCGTTGGCGGCAAACCGCGAACAGCGCCAGGCCGCCCGCCGCACACAAATTAACAGCAGCCGAGTCGACTTCTTCACTCTGGTTCGCGGAGATAACGCATGA
- the phnH gene encoding phosphonate C-P lyase system protein PhnH: MTLMTAFNLPVQDAQQSFRRLLKAMSEPGVIVALHSLQHGWKPLNVASTSVLLTLADNDTPVWISDALSNDVTLQNVRFHTNAPISLTPEHAQFAVADSTIYAEELNALAQGTDVAPDTSATLILQVPSLSGGRMLRLTGAGIREERMIAPQLPDCVIFELTERPHPFPLGIDLILTCGDRLLAIPRTTHVEVC, translated from the coding sequence ATGACCCTGATGACCGCTTTTAACCTGCCCGTGCAGGATGCCCAACAGAGCTTCCGTCGCCTGCTGAAAGCGATGAGCGAGCCGGGCGTGATCGTGGCACTCCATTCCCTGCAACACGGCTGGAAACCGCTGAATGTCGCCTCCACCAGCGTGCTGCTGACCCTTGCCGATAACGACACGCCGGTGTGGATTAGCGACGCGCTAAGCAACGACGTCACGCTGCAAAATGTCCGATTCCATACAAATGCACCGATTTCCTTGACGCCAGAACACGCGCAGTTCGCGGTTGCTGACAGCACGATTTATGCAGAAGAACTCAACGCCCTGGCCCAGGGAACCGATGTGGCACCCGACACCAGCGCCACACTGATTTTGCAGGTGCCGAGCCTGAGCGGCGGCCGCATGCTGCGCTTAACCGGCGCGGGGATTCGCGAAGAACGCATGATTGCCCCGCAACTGCCTGATTGCGTGATCTTTGAGCTAACGGAGCGCCCGCACCCGTTCCCGCTGGGCATCGATTTAATTCTCACCTGCGGCGATCGCCTGCTGGCCATTCCTCGCACCACTCATGTGGAGGTGTGCTGA
- the phnF gene encoding phosphonate metabolism transcriptional regulator PhnF, translated as MHLSRHPTSYPTRYQEIAALLEQDLRKNYRCGDYLPAEGQLAARYDVNRHTLRRAIDQLVEKGWVQRRQGIGVLVLMRPFDYPLNAQARFSQNLLDQGSHPTSERLLAVLRPASSHVADALGITEGEDIIHLRTLRRVNGIAVCLIDHYFAELDWWPALQQFRSGSLHDVIQTRIGINLKRTQTRISARRAQAKESRLLEIPNMAPLLCVRTLNHREGHPSPAEYSVSLTRADMIEFTMEH; from the coding sequence ATGCACTTATCCAGACATCCGACCAGTTACCCGACGCGCTATCAGGAAATCGCCGCCCTGCTCGAACAGGATCTGCGTAAAAACTACCGCTGCGGCGACTACCTGCCCGCCGAAGGCCAGCTTGCGGCGCGTTACGACGTTAACCGCCACACCCTGCGCCGCGCTATCGACCAACTGGTCGAAAAAGGCTGGGTTCAGCGTCGCCAGGGAATCGGGGTTCTGGTGCTGATGCGCCCGTTCGATTACCCGCTGAATGCCCAGGCGCGCTTTAGCCAGAACCTGCTCGACCAGGGAAGCCACCCCACCAGCGAGCGCTTACTCGCGGTGCTGCGCCCGGCATCAAGCCACGTGGCTGACGCGTTAGGCATCACCGAGGGCGAAGACATTATTCACCTGCGCACCCTGCGCCGCGTTAACGGCATCGCGGTATGTCTCATCGACCACTACTTTGCCGAGCTCGACTGGTGGCCTGCGCTGCAACAGTTCAGAAGCGGCTCGCTGCACGACGTGATTCAGACCCGGATCGGCATCAACCTTAAACGCACCCAAACACGCATCAGCGCCCGCCGCGCGCAGGCCAAAGAGAGCCGCCTGCTGGAAATTCCCAACATGGCACCGCTGCTTTGCGTGCGCACCCTCAACCACCGTGAAGGCCATCCGTCACCTGCGGAGTACTCCGTCAGCCTGACGCGCGCCGACATGATTGAATTCACCATGGAGCACTAA
- the phnM gene encoding alpha-D-ribose 1-methylphosphonate 5-triphosphate diphosphatase, which produces MIINNVRLVLENEVVHGSLEVADGVIRNFADSPSQLPQALDGEGGWLLPGLIELHTDNLDKFFTPRPKVDWPAHSAMSSHDALMVASGITTVLDAVALGDVRDGGDRLENLDKMINAVMDSQARGVNRAEHRLHLRCELPHHTTLPLFQQLIEREGVSLVSLMDHSPGQRQFSNLVKYREYYQGKYSLSDAEMNSYEAEQLALAERWSQPNRLAIAAECRARNIALASHDDATGAHVAQSHELGSVIAEFPTTLEAAQASRQHGLSVLMGAPNIVRGGSHSGNVAAHQLAQVGLLDILSSDYYPASMLDAAFRVAQDETNSFTLPQAVALVTRNPAKALNLADRGVLAEGKRADMVLAHRHGDHVRVGHVWRQGIRVF; this is translated from the coding sequence ATGATCATTAATAACGTCAGGCTGGTGCTGGAAAATGAAGTGGTACATGGCTCGCTGGAAGTAGCCGATGGCGTAATCCGTAATTTTGCCGACAGCCCAAGCCAGCTCCCGCAGGCACTGGACGGCGAAGGCGGCTGGCTGTTGCCGGGGCTTATCGAGCTGCATACCGACAACCTCGACAAATTCTTCACCCCGCGCCCGAAAGTCGACTGGCCCGCGCATTCCGCGATGAGCAGCCACGACGCGCTGATGGTGGCGAGCGGTATCACTACGGTGCTGGATGCCGTAGCGCTGGGCGATGTGCGTGACGGCGGCGATCGCCTGGAAAACCTCGATAAGATGATTAACGCGGTGATGGACAGCCAGGCACGTGGCGTAAACCGCGCCGAGCACCGCCTGCATCTGCGCTGCGAACTGCCGCACCACACCACGCTGCCGCTGTTTCAGCAGTTAATCGAACGCGAAGGCGTGTCGCTGGTATCCCTGATGGACCACTCCCCAGGTCAGCGCCAGTTTTCGAATCTGGTCAAATACCGCGAGTACTATCAGGGCAAATATTCCCTGAGCGACGCCGAGATGAACAGCTATGAAGCTGAACAACTGGCGCTCGCCGAACGCTGGTCGCAGCCGAACCGCCTGGCGATTGCCGCCGAGTGCCGCGCGCGCAATATCGCTCTCGCCAGCCACGACGACGCGACGGGCGCACACGTTGCGCAATCCCACGAGCTGGGCAGCGTGATCGCCGAGTTTCCGACCACGCTTGAAGCAGCGCAGGCTTCACGCCAGCATGGTTTAAGCGTGCTGATGGGTGCGCCAAACATCGTACGCGGCGGCTCGCATTCCGGTAACGTGGCGGCGCATCAGCTTGCGCAAGTCGGCCTGCTGGACATTCTGTCCTCTGATTATTATCCGGCAAGTATGCTCGATGCCGCGTTCCGCGTGGCGCAAGACGAAACCAACAGTTTCACATTGCCGCAGGCCGTGGCGCTGGTGACGCGCAACCCGGCCAAGGCGCTGAATCTGGCCGAT
- the phnK gene encoding phosphonate C-P lyase system protein PhnK produces MTQPLLSVNNLTHLYAPGKGFSDVSFELYPGEVLGIVGESGSGKTTLLKSISARLAPQNGEVVYLDSSLYDMSEGERRRLLRTEWGVVHQHAMDGLRRHVSAGGNIGERLMATGARHYGDIRATAQRWLEEVEIPASRIDDLPTTFSGGMQQRLQIARNLVTHPKLVFMDEPTGGLDVSVQARLLDLLRGLVRELNLAVVIVTHDLGVARLLADRLLVMKQGQVVESGLTDRVLDDPHHPYSQLLVSSVLQN; encoded by the coding sequence ATGACTCAACCGTTACTTTCCGTCAATAACCTGACGCACCTTTATGCCCCAGGCAAAGGCTTCAGCGACGTGTCATTCGAACTGTATCCCGGCGAAGTGCTGGGCATTGTAGGCGAATCCGGCTCGGGTAAAACCACGCTGTTGAAGTCGATTTCCGCCCGTCTCGCCCCGCAAAACGGGGAAGTGGTTTATCTGGATTCCTCGCTGTATGACATGAGCGAAGGCGAGCGCCGCCGCCTGCTGCGCACCGAGTGGGGCGTGGTGCATCAACATGCGATGGACGGCCTGCGCCGCCACGTTTCCGCTGGCGGCAACATCGGCGAACGATTAATGGCAACCGGCGCACGGCACTACGGGGACATCCGCGCCACCGCCCAGCGCTGGTTAGAAGAAGTAGAAATCCCGGCCTCGCGCATTGACGACCTGCCGACCACTTTTTCTGGCGGGATGCAGCAACGTCTGCAAATCGCCCGCAACCTGGTCACGCACCCGAAGCTGGTATTTATGGACGAGCCTACCGGCGGGCTGGACGTTTCGGTGCAGGCGCGTTTGCTCGACCTGCTGCGCGGCCTGGTGCGGGAACTGAACCTGGCGGTGGTGATTGTCACCCACGATTTGGGCGTGGCACGTTTACTGGCAGACCGCCTGCTGGTGATGAAACAGGGGCAAGTGGTGGAAAGCGGCCTGACCGACCGCGTGCTGGATGACCCACATCATCCGTATTCCCAGTTGCTGGTGTCATCAGTATTGCAGAATTGA
- the phnL gene encoding phosphonate C-P lyase system protein PhnL: MSLLRVENLSKTFVLHHQHGIRLPVLADASLEVKSGECVVLHGHSGSGKSTLLRSLYANYLPDEGHIWVKHNDAWLDIVQAPARDVLAVRRQTIGWVSQFLRVIPRISALEVVMQPLLDLGVSRDVCEDKASMLLTRLNVPERLWNLAPSTFSGGEQQRVNIARGFIVDYPILLLDEPTASLDAKNSAAVVALIQEAKARGAAVVGIFHDEAVRNQVADRLHNMATVEAKNDH, translated from the coding sequence ATGTCCCTCTTACGGGTTGAAAATTTAAGCAAAACCTTTGTGTTACACCATCAGCACGGCATCCGTTTGCCGGTGCTGGCGGATGCCTCCCTCGAAGTAAAAAGCGGGGAGTGCGTAGTTCTGCACGGCCATTCCGGCAGCGGGAAATCCACGTTGCTGCGCTCGCTCTACGCCAACTATTTGCCGGACGAAGGCCATATCTGGGTCAAACATAACGACGCCTGGCTGGACATCGTGCAAGCTCCGGCGCGTGACGTGCTGGCGGTGCGCCGCCAGACCATCGGCTGGGTCAGCCAGTTTTTGCGCGTCATCCCGCGAATTTCTGCCCTGGAAGTGGTGATGCAGCCGCTGCTTGATTTAGGTGTATCGCGTGACGTCTGCGAAGACAAAGCCTCAATGTTACTCACCCGCCTGAACGTGCCGGAGCGCCTGTGGAACCTGGCTCCGTCAACGTTTTCCGGCGGCGAACAGCAGCGCGTAAATATCGCCCGCGGCTTTATCGTCGATTATCCGATTTTGCTGCTTGATGAGCCAACGGCTTCACTGGATGCGAAAAACAGCGCCGCCGTGGTCGCGCTAATTCAGGAAGCGAAAGCGCGAGGCGCGGCGGTCGTCGGTATCTTCCACGACGAAGCGGTGCGCAATCAGGTGGCAGACAGACTCCATAACATGGCAACCGTTGAGGCCAAAAATGATCATTAA